A region of Alphaproteobacteria bacterium DNA encodes the following proteins:
- a CDS encoding branched-chain amino acid ABC transporter substrate-binding protein, with amino-acid sequence MSFMRFRRGLAVAVAVVLASTVASADEPVRIGLIEPFSGPIAAVGRDTLEGYEFFAKEINTRGGVLGGRHIEIVPLDNAMNAEKTTQMLRKAVDDGLRFISQGVGSNHALNIIKFLGKHNRRNPDQAILYLNYAAVTTSFTNELCSFWHFRFDANVDMKVAALVTQLGRSKRVSKVYMLNQNYAYGQAFQAAAQRMFAERAPHIEIVGDELIVPFGKVLDFTAYIAKIQASGADTVLTGNWGPDLIRFVKAAAEAHLPTPFYTIYGGIPSSIAGIGANDGVAVSMRQLTEMHENDPLFDQQDPAVIDALTRYTKQTGKSTYSDRVRWTVEMFAAALDAAGTDDPAAVGRALEGMVFDGPAGPVVMRGEDHQILMPMVISTMSNEVARPFLYEGRNFGVGWQTDDWVSANASALPTTCEMKRP; translated from the coding sequence ATGAGCTTCATGAGATTTAGGCGCGGCCTAGCGGTCGCCGTGGCGGTGGTGTTAGCAAGCACGGTTGCGAGCGCGGACGAGCCCGTCCGCATAGGCTTGATTGAACCGTTTTCCGGTCCCATCGCAGCGGTCGGCCGCGATACCCTTGAGGGCTACGAATTCTTCGCCAAAGAGATCAACACGCGCGGCGGCGTGCTGGGTGGGCGTCACATCGAGATCGTGCCGCTCGACAACGCCATGAATGCTGAAAAGACCACCCAGATGCTGCGCAAGGCGGTCGATGACGGCCTGCGTTTCATAAGTCAGGGCGTCGGCTCCAATCATGCACTCAACATTATTAAGTTCCTTGGTAAGCACAATCGGCGCAACCCGGACCAGGCGATCCTCTACCTGAATTACGCCGCGGTTACGACGTCGTTCACCAACGAGCTCTGCTCGTTCTGGCATTTTCGCTTCGATGCCAACGTGGACATGAAGGTGGCGGCGCTAGTCACGCAGCTTGGCCGCTCTAAGCGCGTGTCGAAGGTCTATATGCTGAACCAGAACTACGCTTACGGGCAAGCGTTCCAGGCGGCGGCACAGCGTATGTTCGCCGAGCGCGCGCCCCACATCGAGATCGTCGGCGACGAACTTATCGTGCCCTTCGGCAAGGTGCTCGACTTCACGGCCTACATCGCCAAAATCCAGGCCTCCGGCGCCGACACGGTACTGACCGGCAACTGGGGGCCCGACCTCATTCGCTTCGTTAAGGCCGCGGCAGAAGCGCATCTACCGACGCCGTTCTATACGATTTATGGCGGCATCCCGAGTTCGATCGCGGGCATCGGGGCCAATGACGGCGTTGCTGTCAGCATGCGCCAGTTGACCGAGATGCATGAGAACGATCCGCTTTTTGACCAGCAGGATCCGGCCGTGATCGATGCCCTGACCCGCTACACCAAACAAACCGGCAAGAGCACCTATAGCGATCGCGTACGCTGGACGGTGGAGATGTTCGCTGCAGCCCTCGATGCCGCCGGCACCGACGATCCGGCCGCGGTGGGGCGGGCGCTCGAAGGCATGGTCTTCGATGGCCCGGCGGGGCCGGTCGTCATGCGTGGTGAGGATCATCAGATCCTCATGCCGATGGTGATCAGCACCATGAGCAACGAGGTGGCGCGGCCGTTTCTATACGAGGGCCGGAACTTCGGCGTCGGCTGGCAGACGGACGATTGGGTGTCTGCCAACGCCAGCGCCCTGCCGACCACTTGCGAGATGAAGAGGCCGTAA
- a CDS encoding branched-chain amino acid ABC transporter permease, whose product MESLVFALFNGVLYGMLLFLLASGLTLIFSMMGVLNFAHASFFMLGAYFAYEVSSYVGFWPALIFAPVIVGVIGAGVERWGLRPVHRFGHVAELLFTFGIAYVIEEAVQMIWGRVPVPYEIPASMTFTLFSWAGLDYSAYRVFMLVISVGIFVALFALLTYTRIGLIIRAAVSDPTHVATLGHDVPTIFMWTFGFGCALAAVAGVVGGNVLGTEPAMALMLGPIVFVVIVVGGLGSLGGALIAALLIGILDRLALFYDVGLAGIFSVFGIELDPEGTFRDFARMTSAQVAPVLPYLLLVLMLIFKPRGLFGTRDV is encoded by the coding sequence TTGGAAAGCTTGGTTTTCGCGCTGTTCAACGGCGTGCTTTACGGCATGCTGTTGTTCTTATTGGCGAGCGGCCTGACACTCATCTTCAGCATGATGGGTGTGCTCAATTTTGCCCACGCCAGCTTCTTCATGCTGGGTGCATATTTTGCCTACGAGGTGAGCAGCTATGTTGGCTTCTGGCCGGCTTTGATATTCGCACCTGTGATAGTCGGTGTGATCGGAGCGGGCGTTGAGCGCTGGGGCCTGCGCCCCGTCCACCGCTTTGGCCATGTGGCCGAGTTGCTGTTCACCTTTGGCATCGCCTATGTCATCGAGGAGGCGGTGCAGATGATTTGGGGCCGCGTGCCGGTGCCCTACGAGATTCCAGCGTCAATGACTTTCACCCTGTTTTCATGGGCTGGCCTCGACTATTCCGCCTATCGCGTCTTTATGCTGGTCATCTCGGTCGGGATCTTCGTCGCCCTGTTCGCACTGCTTACATACACCCGCATCGGCCTGATCATCCGCGCCGCGGTCTCCGACCCAACCCATGTGGCGACCCTTGGCCATGACGTGCCGACCATCTTCATGTGGACCTTCGGTTTCGGCTGCGCGCTGGCGGCGGTCGCCGGCGTGGTCGGTGGCAATGTGCTCGGCACCGAGCCTGCCATGGCGCTCATGCTCGGTCCCATCGTCTTCGTCGTCATTGTCGTTGGTGGTCTCGGCTCGCTCGGCGGCGCGCTGATCGCAGCGCTGCTCATCGGCATCCTCGACCGCCTGGCGTTGTTCTATGATGTTGGCCTAGCCGGTATTTTTTCCGTCTTCGGCATTGAACTCGATCCCGAGGGCACGTTCCGTGACTTCGCCCGCATGACCTCAGCCCAAGTGGCGCCGGTACTGCCCTATCTGCTGCTCGTACTGATGCTGATCTTTAAGCCGCGCGGCCTGTTCGGCACGAGGGACGTTTGA
- a CDS encoding branched-chain amino acid ABC transporter permease, whose amino-acid sequence MGILKQFGVWGLAAVAALILPLIFDSGFALTLLSQMGVLIIFALAYNMLLGQGGMLSFGHAVYFGLAGYFTIHYLNFYAEEALPYFPTVLFPLLGGLVGLFFGVTIGYVSTRRAGTTFAMISLGFGEMITALTLILVTFFNGEDGIQTDRMVGPEPFGVSFGPNIEVYYLIAVWALICTFAMYLLTKTPFGRMSNAVRDNPERVTFIGYSSQRIRWLAFSLSSFFAGAAGSLHAINFEHIGFETVSAIQSGGVLFMAYIGGIGNFAGPVIGAALIVFLQSTLTEVTEAWVLYLGVLFVSVIMFFPFGLAGLFAMHGPIWHAAPQLLARLALPYLMFLGSLLTMLLGVIGLIESLYFLTSRFSGDTELTIYWVSVSPDNTLPWIVFAIIALAGVFLVRRTYPIANAAWNTTLAETRARAES is encoded by the coding sequence ATGGGTATTCTCAAGCAATTCGGGGTCTGGGGTCTTGCCGCCGTGGCGGCACTGATCCTGCCACTAATTTTCGATTCCGGTTTTGCGCTAACGCTATTGAGCCAGATGGGTGTTCTAATCATCTTTGCTCTAGCATATAATATGCTGCTCGGCCAGGGCGGCATGCTCTCTTTTGGCCACGCCGTATATTTTGGCCTGGCTGGCTACTTCACCATCCACTATCTGAACTTCTACGCTGAGGAAGCCCTGCCCTATTTTCCAACCGTGTTATTCCCGCTGCTCGGCGGCTTGGTTGGACTCTTCTTCGGCGTGACTATCGGCTACGTCTCGACCCGGCGCGCCGGCACCACCTTCGCCATGATCTCGCTTGGCTTCGGCGAGATGATCACGGCACTCACCCTGATCCTGGTTACTTTTTTTAACGGCGAAGACGGCATCCAAACCGACCGTATGGTGGGACCGGAGCCTTTTGGCGTCTCTTTCGGCCCCAATATTGAGGTCTATTACCTGATCGCAGTCTGGGCACTGATCTGCACTTTCGCCATGTACCTCCTGACCAAGACGCCTTTCGGGCGCATGTCGAACGCGGTGCGTGACAATCCGGAGCGCGTCACCTTCATCGGCTACTCCAGCCAGCGCATCCGCTGGCTCGCCTTCTCCCTGTCGTCCTTCTTCGCCGGCGCCGCAGGCTCGCTGCACGCTATCAATTTCGAGCATATCGGCTTCGAGACCGTGAGCGCGATCCAGTCGGGCGGAGTGCTGTTCATGGCCTATATCGGCGGCATAGGAAATTTTGCTGGACCCGTGATCGGCGCCGCGTTGATCGTTTTTCTGCAGAGCACACTAACGGAGGTGACCGAGGCTTGGGTGCTCTATCTCGGCGTTTTATTCGTTTCTGTAATCATGTTCTTTCCCTTCGGGCTTGCCGGGTTGTTCGCCATGCATGGGCCGATCTGGCATGCAGCGCCACAGCTGCTCGCGAGACTAGCGTTGCCCTACCTCATGTTCCTCGGCTCGCTGCTGACTATGCTGCTCGGCGTGATCGGGTTGATCGAGTCTCTCTATTTTCTCACCTCGCGCTTCAGCGGTGATACTGAGCTGACCATCTACTGGGTTAGCGTGAGCCCCGATAACACGCTGCCCTGGATCGTCTTTGCCATCATTGCGCTGGCCGGCGTATTTCTGGTGCGACGCACCTATCCAATTGCCAATGCAGCCTGGAATACCACCCTGGCCGAGACCCGCGCGAGGGCGGAATCATGA
- a CDS encoding ABC transporter ATP-binding protein has product MSVALELIDVHKSFGKTEIIHDVDLAVEEGERHAIIGPNGAGKSTLYNLISGLFPVSRGSIRLRGEDISGASAFEINRKGLSRSFQVTNIFHRMTVYDNVRCSTLWSQGHRYAFWKLVGRLKDVAARTEHILEEIGLTAKRDWPAGLLSYADQRALELGITIAGGADVLLLDEPTAGMSHSESAAAVALIRRISEGKTLLVVEHDMSVVFNLADRISVLVYGQIIATGTPDEIRANTDVQAAYLGTGAS; this is encoded by the coding sequence ATGAGCGTCGCTCTCGAGCTCATCGACGTTCACAAGTCCTTCGGCAAGACCGAGATTATTCATGACGTCGACCTGGCCGTCGAGGAAGGCGAGCGCCACGCCATCATCGGCCCCAACGGTGCCGGCAAGTCGACATTGTACAACCTGATCAGCGGCCTCTTTCCCGTCAGCCGCGGTAGCATACGTCTGCGCGGGGAGGACATCTCCGGCGCCAGCGCCTTCGAGATCAACCGCAAGGGGTTGAGCCGCTCCTTCCAGGTAACTAACATCTTCCACCGCATGACCGTGTACGACAATGTGCGCTGCAGCACGCTGTGGTCGCAGGGTCATAGATACGCCTTTTGGAAGCTTGTCGGGCGGCTCAAGGATGTCGCGGCACGCACCGAACATATTCTCGAGGAGATCGGCCTCACTGCCAAGCGTGACTGGCCGGCGGGCCTGCTCTCCTATGCCGACCAGCGTGCGCTCGAGCTTGGTATCACCATCGCTGGCGGCGCCGATGTGCTACTGCTCGACGAGCCCACCGCGGGCATGAGCCACTCCGAATCCGCTGCCGCCGTGGCGCTAATCCGGCGTATCTCGGAGGGCAAGACGCTATTGGTAGTGGAGCACGATATGAGCGTAGTCTTCAATCTTGCTGACCGCATATCGGTTCTGGTTTACGGCCAGATCATCGCCACCGGAACGCCGGACGAAATTCGCGCCAATACTGATGTCCAAGCAGCCTATCTAGGGACGGGGGCATCGTGA
- a CDS encoding ABC transporter ATP-binding protein — MLKVSSLHAYYGKSHIIQGIDFNVGEGEIVSLLGRNGVGRSTTLKAITGEVEPRGSIIFRDRQIAGRKMHQIARAGIGYVPENRNIFPTLTVRQNLILGIKQMGKKGRWSIDDMFEAFPNLGQRADVLGSVISGGEQQMLTMCRTLMGDPDLIMIDEPTEGLAPKLVEQVSQLLAEIASRGVAILLVEQKLAIALQISQRILVMGHGKIVFEGTTGAFNANEDVRKEWLEV; from the coding sequence ATGCTCAAAGTTTCCAGCCTGCATGCCTACTACGGTAAGAGTCACATTATCCAAGGCATCGATTTCAACGTCGGCGAAGGTGAGATCGTCAGCCTCTTGGGCCGTAACGGAGTGGGGCGCTCGACCACGCTAAAAGCGATCACGGGAGAAGTCGAGCCACGAGGCTCTATCATCTTCCGTGACAGGCAGATCGCGGGGCGCAAGATGCACCAGATCGCCCGCGCCGGTATCGGCTACGTGCCTGAAAATCGCAACATTTTCCCGACGCTAACCGTGCGCCAAAACCTGATCCTTGGCATCAAGCAGATGGGCAAGAAAGGGCGCTGGAGCATCGATGACATGTTCGAGGCATTCCCTAATCTCGGCCAGCGCGCCGACGTCCTCGGCAGCGTCATCTCAGGCGGCGAACAGCAGATGTTGACCATGTGCCGCACCCTGATGGGCGACCCCGACCTAATCATGATCGACGAGCCCACTGAGGGCCTAGCGCCCAAGCTCGTGGAACAGGTAAGCCAGCTGCTGGCCGAGATCGCCTCGCGTGGCGTCGCCATTCTGCTGGTCGAACAAAAACTCGCCATCGCGCTGCAGATATCCCAGCGCATACTGGTGATGGGCCACGGCAAAATCGTCTTCGAAGGCACCACCGGGGCGTTCAATGCCAACGAGGACGTGCGCAAGGAGTGGCTGGAGGTTTAG
- a CDS encoding nucleoside-diphosphate sugar epimerase/dehydratase, with translation MILLGIKGSRAWLALAHDTVMAPLSLVLALYLRMGEALWRQTQGFLLEATALFAAIAMVTFAAMGLYRGVWRYASIDDLIAITKSVTVVVLVFLFAMFLLTRLELMPRSTLVINWLLLVAMLGGPRFLYRLAKDGDLVGLAKPGYDARVPVLLVGAGDRAEAFLRAMRRPGERYRVVGMLDDVPERRDRHIHGTPVLGRVAEFEQTVKGLRRRGQGPQRVLLAGERLDGARVGELLERADTLGMTLARVRPMSEFDDEAESTNGKRRTVRPIAVEDLLGRVQTRLDRSAMKALVANQRVLVTGGGGTIGGELVRQIATLAPASLTVLDASEYVLYGIDRELVEGWPALTYESVLVNVRDRVALAALFARLQPELVFHAAAIKHVPIAEAHACEAVLTNILGTRNVADLAREHGARAMVQISTDKAVNPTNVMGATKRLAEAYCQALDRDTGEGTRFMTVRFGNVLGSTGSVVPLFQRQLEAGGPLTVTDPEMTRYFMTTQEAVELVLHASAMGLDNGGQFGGIYVLDMGQSVRILDLARQMIRLAGLHPDTDIAIEITGPRPGEKLHEELFHGGEHLVETTHEGIRLASPRAADIGTLAVTIDALIEIAAQYDDGTVRSALADAVPEYEGACG, from the coding sequence GTGATACTACTCGGCATTAAGGGCAGCCGCGCCTGGCTGGCGCTCGCACATGACACGGTCATGGCGCCGCTGTCGCTTGTGCTGGCCCTTTATTTGCGCATGGGTGAGGCCTTATGGCGGCAGACGCAAGGCTTCCTGTTGGAGGCGACAGCGCTATTTGCCGCCATTGCCATGGTGACCTTTGCCGCTATGGGGCTCTATCGCGGCGTATGGCGCTACGCGTCCATTGACGACCTCATCGCCATTACCAAGTCTGTGACCGTGGTGGTTCTGGTCTTTCTTTTCGCCATGTTTCTGTTGACCCGCCTGGAGTTGATGCCGCGCTCGACCCTGGTCATCAACTGGCTGCTGTTAGTGGCCATGCTGGGTGGGCCGCGTTTTCTCTACCGCCTGGCCAAGGACGGCGATCTGGTGGGGCTCGCCAAGCCGGGCTACGATGCGCGCGTGCCGGTGCTGCTGGTCGGCGCGGGGGACCGCGCCGAGGCTTTTCTGCGTGCCATGCGCCGGCCGGGCGAGCGCTACCGCGTGGTCGGCATGCTAGACGATGTGCCCGAGCGCCGCGACCGCCACATCCACGGCACGCCGGTACTTGGCCGGGTGGCCGAGTTCGAGCAGACCGTGAAAGGCCTGCGGCGGCGCGGGCAGGGGCCGCAGCGCGTGTTGTTGGCCGGGGAGCGGCTCGACGGCGCGCGCGTCGGCGAGCTGCTGGAGCGCGCCGATACTCTCGGCATGACGCTCGCGCGGGTGCGACCAATGAGCGAGTTCGACGATGAGGCGGAGAGCACAAACGGCAAGCGCCGGACGGTCAGGCCTATTGCCGTCGAGGATCTGCTTGGGCGGGTGCAGACGCGCCTAGACCGCAGCGCCATGAAGGCGCTTGTGGCCAACCAGCGGGTGTTGGTGACGGGCGGCGGCGGCACCATCGGCGGTGAGTTGGTGCGCCAGATCGCGACGCTCGCACCAGCCTCGCTCACTGTGCTCGATGCTAGCGAGTACGTCCTCTACGGCATCGATAGAGAGCTTGTCGAAGGCTGGCCGGCGCTGACCTACGAATCGGTCCTCGTCAACGTGCGCGACCGCGTGGCCCTGGCGGCGCTGTTTGCTCGCCTACAGCCCGAATTGGTCTTCCACGCTGCCGCCATTAAGCATGTGCCGATCGCCGAGGCCCATGCCTGTGAGGCGGTGTTGACTAACATACTCGGCACGCGCAATGTCGCCGACCTCGCACGTGAGCACGGTGCACGGGCCATGGTGCAGATTTCCACAGACAAGGCGGTCAATCCGACAAACGTGATGGGTGCGACCAAGCGCCTGGCCGAAGCCTATTGCCAGGCGCTAGACCGTGATACCGGCGAGGGTACGCGCTTCATGACCGTGCGCTTTGGCAACGTGTTGGGCTCGACCGGCTCGGTAGTGCCGCTGTTTCAGCGCCAGCTGGAAGCCGGCGGCCCGCTAACCGTGACCGACCCGGAGATGACGCGCTATTTCATGACCACCCAGGAGGCGGTGGAACTGGTGCTGCACGCCTCTGCTATGGGTCTCGACAATGGCGGGCAATTCGGGGGTATATATGTGCTAGATATGGGCCAATCGGTGCGCATCCTCGATCTCGCCCGCCAGATGATTCGCCTCGCAGGGCTGCATCCAGACACGGATATCGCCATCGAGATCACCGGCCCGCGCCCCGGCGAGAAGTTGCACGAGGAACTCTTTCACGGTGGTGAGCACCTGGTAGAGACCACGCACGAGGGCATCCGCTTGGCGAGCCCGCGTGCGGCGGATATCGGAACTTTAGCCGTGACCATCGACGCGTTGATAGAAATTGCAGCACAGTATGACGATGGCACGGTACGCTCGGCATTGGCGGATGCGGTGCCGGAATACGAGGGGGCGTGCGGCTAG
- a CDS encoding NAD-dependent epimerase/dehydratase family protein — protein MKVLVIGDSGFIGSALVLHLIGETTGHRVVNVDALTYATNPRSVAAVEDGRAYAFVQADICDAVAVAEDLAGTRYGTYLAQIADEGPAA, from the coding sequence ATGAAGGTTCTGGTAATCGGCGACAGCGGCTTTATAGGCTCGGCACTCGTCCTTCACCTGATCGGTGAGACGACGGGTCACCGTGTGGTCAATGTCGATGCCCTGACCTATGCCACGAACCCGCGTTCGGTGGCGGCTGTTGAGGACGGTCGGGCCTATGCTTTCGTGCAGGCCGACATCTGCGACGCGGTGGCAGTGGCGGAGGACTTGGCGGGCACCCGCTACGGCACCTATTTGGCCCAGATTGCTGATGAAGGGCCGGCGGCGTGA
- the rpoD gene encoding RNA polymerase sigma factor RpoD, with protein MSKQTVAATEEAETSEETSDSPLLDTAVAAVKSLIAKGRERGHITYDELNTVLPPEKVSSEQIEDTMAMISELGINLVEDEETEESQEKRTEVATTTTTTTTTTTTASAGEADLGRTDDPVRMYLREMGSVELLSREGEIAIAKRIVAGREVMIGAMWESPLTLAAIKRWYGAIKEEHMLLREVIDLEATYVAINGGPEVNPNVAGTEGAVNGNGAIEGAGAEAAETTVDEETAANEGAAEFNGKDGEVAEGAGNSASDDSDEVTLSLSGMEELLKPIVMDAFKAITKSYAKLGRIHDQRMQAAAKGNSLKPTTIKRQGKIQADIRLDCEDVHLNNSRIEELIDELYGRSRRLTGLEGRLLRAAMRCKVSRESFLEQHIGNEFEEDWLERCAKLPDKGWKAFAKKHADMVEELRGDIRMLGEAVGLDVASYKQVVATVQKGEREANQAKKEMIEANLRLVISIAKKYTNRGLQFLDLIQEGNIGLMKAVDKFEYRRGYKFSTYATWWIRQAITRSIADQARTIRIPVHMIETINKLVRTSRQMLHEIGREPTPEELAEKLAMPLEKVRKVLKIAKEPISLETPIGDEEDSHFGDFIEDKNAIIPLDAAIQSNLRETTTRVLASLTPREERVLRMRFGIGMNTDHTLEEVGQQFSVTRERIRQIEAKALRKLKHPSRSRKLRSFLDT; from the coding sequence ATGTCCAAACAGACGGTAGCGGCCACGGAAGAGGCGGAAACGAGCGAAGAGACTAGCGACAGCCCTCTGCTCGATACGGCTGTCGCGGCGGTGAAGAGCCTGATCGCCAAGGGCCGCGAGCGCGGTCATATCACCTACGACGAGCTGAACACCGTTTTGCCACCAGAAAAAGTATCCTCCGAGCAGATCGAAGATACTATGGCGATGATTTCCGAGCTGGGCATCAACCTTGTCGAAGATGAAGAGACCGAGGAGTCGCAGGAAAAGCGCACCGAGGTCGCTACCACCACCACCACCACCACCACCACTACCACGACTGCCAGTGCTGGTGAGGCTGATCTTGGCCGCACCGACGATCCCGTGCGCATGTATCTGCGTGAGATGGGCTCTGTTGAGCTGCTCTCCCGTGAGGGAGAGATTGCGATCGCCAAGCGCATCGTGGCCGGCCGCGAGGTAATGATCGGCGCAATGTGGGAGAGCCCGCTGACGCTGGCCGCGATCAAACGCTGGTACGGCGCCATCAAGGAGGAGCACATGTTGCTGCGCGAGGTCATCGACCTTGAAGCGACTTATGTGGCTATCAATGGCGGACCTGAGGTCAATCCTAATGTCGCCGGGACCGAAGGCGCGGTCAATGGCAACGGCGCGATTGAGGGCGCGGGCGCCGAAGCCGCCGAGACTACTGTCGATGAGGAAACGGCTGCGAACGAGGGGGCTGCCGAGTTCAACGGCAAGGATGGCGAAGTTGCCGAAGGTGCAGGCAACAGTGCGAGCGACGACAGCGATGAAGTGACGCTGTCGCTGTCGGGGATGGAAGAATTACTCAAGCCGATCGTCATGGATGCCTTTAAGGCTATTACCAAGTCCTACGCCAAGCTCGGGCGGATTCACGATCAGCGTATGCAGGCCGCTGCCAAGGGCAACAGCCTGAAGCCGACGACGATCAAGCGCCAGGGGAAGATTCAAGCTGATATCCGCTTGGACTGCGAGGACGTGCACCTTAACAATTCCCGCATCGAGGAGTTAATCGATGAGCTTTATGGTCGCAGCCGCCGCCTGACCGGTTTAGAGGGTCGCCTGTTGCGTGCGGCCATGCGCTGCAAGGTTAGCCGCGAATCCTTCCTTGAGCAGCATATCGGCAACGAGTTTGAGGAGGACTGGCTGGAGCGCTGCGCCAAGCTCCCGGACAAGGGCTGGAAGGCATTTGCCAAGAAACATGCTGATATGGTGGAGGAACTGCGCGGTGACATTCGCATGCTGGGTGAGGCGGTTGGTCTCGACGTTGCATCCTATAAGCAGGTCGTTGCTACAGTGCAAAAGGGCGAGCGCGAAGCCAACCAAGCTAAGAAGGAGATGATTGAGGCCAATCTACGCCTGGTGATCTCGATCGCCAAGAAATACACTAATCGTGGCCTGCAGTTCCTCGACCTGATCCAGGAAGGCAATATCGGCCTGATGAAGGCGGTAGATAAGTTCGAATACCGTCGCGGCTACAAGTTTTCGACCTACGCCACCTGGTGGATTCGCCAAGCCATCACGCGGTCGATCGCGGACCAGGCGCGTACGATTCGCATTCCGGTGCACATGATAGAGACCATCAACAAGCTGGTGCGCACGTCACGCCAGATGTTGCACGAGATTGGCCGGGAGCCGACGCCTGAGGAACTGGCCGAGAAACTGGCGATGCCACTGGAGAAAGTGCGTAAGGTGCTCAAGATCGCGAAGGAGCCGATCAGCCTTGAAACGCCTATCGGCGACGAAGAGGATAGTCATTTCGGCGACTTCATCGAGGATAAGAATGCCATCATCCCACTCGATGCAGCGATCCAGTCGAACTTGCGCGAGACCACTACCCGGGTGCTCGCCAGCCTGACGCCGCGCGAGGAGCGTGTGCTGCGCATGCGCTTCGGCATCGGTATGAACACTGACCACACCCTAGAAGAGGTTGGGCAGCAGTTCTCGGTCACTCGCGAACGTATCCGCCAGATCGAGGCCAAGGCGCTGCGCAAGCTCAAGCATCCGAGCCGCAGTCGCAAGTTGAGAAGTTTCCTCGATACCTAG